One region of Gossypium raimondii isolate GPD5lz chromosome 6, ASM2569854v1, whole genome shotgun sequence genomic DNA includes:
- the LOC128031914 gene encoding uncharacterized protein At4g22160, with amino-acid sequence MADPTAPPNPTLTKDDNCLKYTCDAGFFSNPHPSDTPNLDEEDSNSPPTFDSDDCDSDCDSTHFTDLSAGLRVFSDSILRMELAGMEMVKAMEACRCEAEKRRAESEAELTRMMLRTQSQIALFVAGDADTRKRKRGAEDEPRDSSVRQGALLLSLLQCNLIF; translated from the exons ATGGCGGACCCGACTGCTCCACCCAATCCGACCCTCACCAAAGACGATAATTGTCTAAAATATACCTGCGATGCTGGGTTTTTCTCTAACCCACACCCCTCCGACACTCCAAACCTCGACGAAGAAGATTCCAACAGTCCACCCACTTTTGATTCCGACGACTGCGACTCTGATTGTGATTCCACGCACTTCACTGATCTCTCCGCCGGTCTTCGTGTCTTCTCTGATTCGATTCTTAGGATGGAGCTGGCCGGGATGGAGATGGTCAAGGCAATGGAAGCTTGCCGATGTGAGGCGGAGAAACGGAGGGCGGAATCCGAGGCCGAATTGACTCGGATGATGTTGCGAACTCAGTCCCAGATCGCTTTGTTTGTCGCCGGAGATGCTGATACCAGGAAAAGGAAGCGTGGAGCAGAAGACGAACCAAGGGATTCCTCTGTTAG ACAAGGAGCTTTGCTGCTGAGCTTGTTGCAGTGCAACTTAATCTTCTGA
- the LOC105772753 gene encoding uncharacterized protein LOC105772753 isoform X1, translating into MAVFDRLVRTTARSWRRIVSPKTLALALTPLPSPSRQLPPPPLYLRFPGSSNFTIGSDVQQLRLVAAASGSYSILPAVLAGLLGAGMIETTYADADEVSSKPPLPSEPPTSHVNLEETAKKERQRIEQMLKDKGIRHGSYPRFTVAVKGQKVTIKFQIPPSCEVAQLVANLVSHLGLKVDERGGGSDVLLRAWDSSVAWQLTLNPLEKQKETGFNEGHSVYRSGDEGDLCILIFRSLISSDKAEIEFLKQGSLNQKELEAFVSALELAGGRFAQSSSLVNKPREGSAQIPAQKSISSLEAMGVRIYGLDAPHQNKPYNEISWDNIAGYDQQKQEIEDTILLALNSPEVYDDIARGTRQKFESNRPRAVLFEGPPGTGKTSCARVIANQAGVPLLYVPLEIVVSKYYGESERLLGQVFSLANQLPDGAIIFLDEVDSFATARGGEIHEATRRILSVLLRQIDGFEQDKKVVVIAATNRKQDLDPALISRFDSMIVFGLPDEHNRRQIAAQYAKHLTESELAELARITDKMSGRDIRDACQQAERSWASKLIRGQATNNKEQPSLPPLEEYIRSATNRRQALLSVAEQRNQNPSPRMKKPPLDLLSLQSTAL; encoded by the exons ATGGCAGTTTTCGACCGGCTTGTAAGGACTACTGCTCGTTCATGGCGAAGGATCGTCTCTCCTAAAACCCTAGCCCTAGCCCTAACCCCTTTACCTTCTCCCTCGCGTCAGCtccctcctcctcctctctaCCTCC GTTTCCCTGGAAGCTCAAATTTTACTATTGGGTCAGATGTCCAGCAGCTAAGATTGGTGGCTGCTGCTTCAGGGTCATACTCTATACTTCCGGCTGTGTTAGCTGGTTTGCTTGGAGCGGGAATGATAGAAACAACTTATGCTGATGCTGATGAG GTCTCCTCCAAACCTCCTCTCCCATCAGAACCTCCTACAAGTCATGTCAACCTTGAGGAAACTGCCAAGAAAGAGAGGCAGCGAATTGAACAGATGCTTAAAGATAAGGGAATACGACATGGTTCTTATCCTCGGTTTACTGTTGCTGTCAAGGGCCAAAAG GTTACAATCAAGTTCCAGATTCCTCCTTCATGTGAAGTTGCACAGTTGGTTGCAAACCTTGTTTCACATCTTGGGCTGAAGGTTGATGAGCGAGGTGGTGGTTCCGATGTGCTATTACGTGCATGGGACAG TTCAGTGGCCTGGCAGCTGACACTTAATCCACTGGAGAAACAGAAGGAAACTGGATTCAATGAGGGACATTCAGTATATAGGAGTGGAGATGAAGGGGATTTATGCATCCTCATTTTCCGTTCACTCATAAGCTCTGACAAAGCG gaaattgagtttttaaagcAAGGAAGTTTGAATCAGAAGGAGCTTGAAGCCTTCGTATCTGCCTTAGAACTAGCAGGTGGAAGGTTTGCACAAAGTAGTTCTCTGGTAAACAAACCAAGGGAAGGTTCTGCACAGATACCTGCACAAAAATCAATCTCTAGCCTGGAGGCCATGGGGGTAAgaatttatggacttgatgCACCACATCAGAATAAACCATACAATGAGATATCATGGGACAATATTGCTGGATACGATCAACAAAAACA AGAAATAGAAGATACAATTTTGCTGGCTCTAAATAGTCCtgaagtatatgatgatataGCTCGTGGGACTCGCCAAAAATTTGAGTCAAATAGACCGAGAGCCGTGCTCTTTGAAGGACCTCCCG GTACAGGGAAGACATCTTGTGCTCGTGTTATTGCTAATCAGGCG GGTGTCCCATTGCTCTATGTACCACTTGAGATTGTTGTGTCAAAGTACTATGGTGAAAGTGAAAGGTTACTGGGGCAAGTTTTCTCTCTTGCCAATCAGCTCCCCGATGGTGCTATCATATTTTTGGATGAG GTTGATTCTTTTGCCACTGCTCGTGGTGGTGAAATTCATGAAGCTACACGTCGAATTTTGTCAGTGCTATTGCGCcag atTGATGGATTTGAACAGGACAAAAAAGTAGTTGTCATTGCTGCTACAAATAGAAAACAAGATCTTGATCCTGCATTGATTAG TCGTTTTGATTCAATGATTGTCTTTGGTCTACCCGATGAGCACAACCGTCGGCAAATAGCAGCTCAGTATGCAAAGCATCTTACAGAATCCGAGTTGGCTGAACTTGCTCGAATCACCGACAA AATGTCTGGTAGGGACATCCGGGATGCATGCCAACAAGCAGAGCGGTCATGGGCGTCAAAG CTTATTCGAGGACAAGCAACAAATAACAAAGAACAACCATCTCTCCCACCTTTGGAGGAATACATCAGAAGTGCCACTAATCGAAGACAGGCCCTACTCAGTGTTGCAGAGCAGAGAAACCAAAACCCAAGCCCTCGTATGAAGAAACCTCCATTAGATTTGTTGTCTTTGCAATCTACAGCACTTTAG
- the LOC105772753 gene encoding uncharacterized protein LOC105772753 isoform X2 — protein sequence MLMLMSFLQVSSKPPLPSEPPTSHVNLEETAKKERQRIEQMLKDKGIRHGSYPRFTVAVKGQKVTIKFQIPPSCEVAQLVANLVSHLGLKVDERGGGSDVLLRAWDSSVAWQLTLNPLEKQKETGFNEGHSVYRSGDEGDLCILIFRSLISSDKAEIEFLKQGSLNQKELEAFVSALELAGGRFAQSSSLVNKPREGSAQIPAQKSISSLEAMGVRIYGLDAPHQNKPYNEISWDNIAGYDQQKQEIEDTILLALNSPEVYDDIARGTRQKFESNRPRAVLFEGPPGTGKTSCARVIANQAGVPLLYVPLEIVVSKYYGESERLLGQVFSLANQLPDGAIIFLDEVDSFATARGGEIHEATRRILSVLLRQIDGFEQDKKVVVIAATNRKQDLDPALISRFDSMIVFGLPDEHNRRQIAAQYAKHLTESELAELARITDKMSGRDIRDACQQAERSWASKLIRGQATNNKEQPSLPPLEEYIRSATNRRQALLSVAEQRNQNPSPRMKKPPLDLLSLQSTAL from the exons ATGCTGATGCTGATGAG CTTCTTGCAGGTCTCCTCCAAACCTCCTCTCCCATCAGAACCTCCTACAAGTCATGTCAACCTTGAGGAAACTGCCAAGAAAGAGAGGCAGCGAATTGAACAGATGCTTAAAGATAAGGGAATACGACATGGTTCTTATCCTCGGTTTACTGTTGCTGTCAAGGGCCAAAAG GTTACAATCAAGTTCCAGATTCCTCCTTCATGTGAAGTTGCACAGTTGGTTGCAAACCTTGTTTCACATCTTGGGCTGAAGGTTGATGAGCGAGGTGGTGGTTCCGATGTGCTATTACGTGCATGGGACAG TTCAGTGGCCTGGCAGCTGACACTTAATCCACTGGAGAAACAGAAGGAAACTGGATTCAATGAGGGACATTCAGTATATAGGAGTGGAGATGAAGGGGATTTATGCATCCTCATTTTCCGTTCACTCATAAGCTCTGACAAAGCG gaaattgagtttttaaagcAAGGAAGTTTGAATCAGAAGGAGCTTGAAGCCTTCGTATCTGCCTTAGAACTAGCAGGTGGAAGGTTTGCACAAAGTAGTTCTCTGGTAAACAAACCAAGGGAAGGTTCTGCACAGATACCTGCACAAAAATCAATCTCTAGCCTGGAGGCCATGGGGGTAAgaatttatggacttgatgCACCACATCAGAATAAACCATACAATGAGATATCATGGGACAATATTGCTGGATACGATCAACAAAAACA AGAAATAGAAGATACAATTTTGCTGGCTCTAAATAGTCCtgaagtatatgatgatataGCTCGTGGGACTCGCCAAAAATTTGAGTCAAATAGACCGAGAGCCGTGCTCTTTGAAGGACCTCCCG GTACAGGGAAGACATCTTGTGCTCGTGTTATTGCTAATCAGGCG GGTGTCCCATTGCTCTATGTACCACTTGAGATTGTTGTGTCAAAGTACTATGGTGAAAGTGAAAGGTTACTGGGGCAAGTTTTCTCTCTTGCCAATCAGCTCCCCGATGGTGCTATCATATTTTTGGATGAG GTTGATTCTTTTGCCACTGCTCGTGGTGGTGAAATTCATGAAGCTACACGTCGAATTTTGTCAGTGCTATTGCGCcag atTGATGGATTTGAACAGGACAAAAAAGTAGTTGTCATTGCTGCTACAAATAGAAAACAAGATCTTGATCCTGCATTGATTAG TCGTTTTGATTCAATGATTGTCTTTGGTCTACCCGATGAGCACAACCGTCGGCAAATAGCAGCTCAGTATGCAAAGCATCTTACAGAATCCGAGTTGGCTGAACTTGCTCGAATCACCGACAA AATGTCTGGTAGGGACATCCGGGATGCATGCCAACAAGCAGAGCGGTCATGGGCGTCAAAG CTTATTCGAGGACAAGCAACAAATAACAAAGAACAACCATCTCTCCCACCTTTGGAGGAATACATCAGAAGTGCCACTAATCGAAGACAGGCCCTACTCAGTGTTGCAGAGCAGAGAAACCAAAACCCAAGCCCTCGTATGAAGAAACCTCCATTAGATTTGTTGTCTTTGCAATCTACAGCACTTTAG
- the LOC105772753 gene encoding uncharacterized protein LOC105772753 isoform X3 gives MVSSKPPLPSEPPTSHVNLEETAKKERQRIEQMLKDKGIRHGSYPRFTVAVKGQKVTIKFQIPPSCEVAQLVANLVSHLGLKVDERGGGSDVLLRAWDSSVAWQLTLNPLEKQKETGFNEGHSVYRSGDEGDLCILIFRSLISSDKAEIEFLKQGSLNQKELEAFVSALELAGGRFAQSSSLVNKPREGSAQIPAQKSISSLEAMGVRIYGLDAPHQNKPYNEISWDNIAGYDQQKQEIEDTILLALNSPEVYDDIARGTRQKFESNRPRAVLFEGPPGTGKTSCARVIANQAGVPLLYVPLEIVVSKYYGESERLLGQVFSLANQLPDGAIIFLDEVDSFATARGGEIHEATRRILSVLLRQIDGFEQDKKVVVIAATNRKQDLDPALISRFDSMIVFGLPDEHNRRQIAAQYAKHLTESELAELARITDKMSGRDIRDACQQAERSWASKLIRGQATNNKEQPSLPPLEEYIRSATNRRQALLSVAEQRNQNPSPRMKKPPLDLLSLQSTAL, from the exons ATG GTCTCCTCCAAACCTCCTCTCCCATCAGAACCTCCTACAAGTCATGTCAACCTTGAGGAAACTGCCAAGAAAGAGAGGCAGCGAATTGAACAGATGCTTAAAGATAAGGGAATACGACATGGTTCTTATCCTCGGTTTACTGTTGCTGTCAAGGGCCAAAAG GTTACAATCAAGTTCCAGATTCCTCCTTCATGTGAAGTTGCACAGTTGGTTGCAAACCTTGTTTCACATCTTGGGCTGAAGGTTGATGAGCGAGGTGGTGGTTCCGATGTGCTATTACGTGCATGGGACAG TTCAGTGGCCTGGCAGCTGACACTTAATCCACTGGAGAAACAGAAGGAAACTGGATTCAATGAGGGACATTCAGTATATAGGAGTGGAGATGAAGGGGATTTATGCATCCTCATTTTCCGTTCACTCATAAGCTCTGACAAAGCG gaaattgagtttttaaagcAAGGAAGTTTGAATCAGAAGGAGCTTGAAGCCTTCGTATCTGCCTTAGAACTAGCAGGTGGAAGGTTTGCACAAAGTAGTTCTCTGGTAAACAAACCAAGGGAAGGTTCTGCACAGATACCTGCACAAAAATCAATCTCTAGCCTGGAGGCCATGGGGGTAAgaatttatggacttgatgCACCACATCAGAATAAACCATACAATGAGATATCATGGGACAATATTGCTGGATACGATCAACAAAAACA AGAAATAGAAGATACAATTTTGCTGGCTCTAAATAGTCCtgaagtatatgatgatataGCTCGTGGGACTCGCCAAAAATTTGAGTCAAATAGACCGAGAGCCGTGCTCTTTGAAGGACCTCCCG GTACAGGGAAGACATCTTGTGCTCGTGTTATTGCTAATCAGGCG GGTGTCCCATTGCTCTATGTACCACTTGAGATTGTTGTGTCAAAGTACTATGGTGAAAGTGAAAGGTTACTGGGGCAAGTTTTCTCTCTTGCCAATCAGCTCCCCGATGGTGCTATCATATTTTTGGATGAG GTTGATTCTTTTGCCACTGCTCGTGGTGGTGAAATTCATGAAGCTACACGTCGAATTTTGTCAGTGCTATTGCGCcag atTGATGGATTTGAACAGGACAAAAAAGTAGTTGTCATTGCTGCTACAAATAGAAAACAAGATCTTGATCCTGCATTGATTAG TCGTTTTGATTCAATGATTGTCTTTGGTCTACCCGATGAGCACAACCGTCGGCAAATAGCAGCTCAGTATGCAAAGCATCTTACAGAATCCGAGTTGGCTGAACTTGCTCGAATCACCGACAA AATGTCTGGTAGGGACATCCGGGATGCATGCCAACAAGCAGAGCGGTCATGGGCGTCAAAG CTTATTCGAGGACAAGCAACAAATAACAAAGAACAACCATCTCTCCCACCTTTGGAGGAATACATCAGAAGTGCCACTAATCGAAGACAGGCCCTACTCAGTGTTGCAGAGCAGAGAAACCAAAACCCAAGCCCTCGTATGAAGAAACCTCCATTAGATTTGTTGTCTTTGCAATCTACAGCACTTTAG
- the LOC105772754 gene encoding uncharacterized protein LOC105772754 — MESQKTLNAELENLSPCGSGKRSTSSHSSSPEFEFWMVRNPPFPEPDLISADELFVNGVLRPLHLLPNKQPEENPQIDSNQPASQPPIPDPDPIITSDPVPVLSASKRWRDIFKKEKGKNGKQSKKDKDKEKEKKNHSPSQSGASGAELNINIWPFPRSRSAGTRPRMTSRSTDTRKVSSAPCSRSNSAGESKSRKWPSSPGRARVHLGRSSPVWQVRRGCSPAKTVDVTGRSAEKSSARKEVAEPCGGKIGTNGNNANKAKALNLHVPMCIGYRHHLNCRTDENSAMLAGSSTGSDDGGNVRSSDANVGSGSNFFNLRNLFTKKVY; from the coding sequence ATGGAGAGCCAGAAAACATTAAACGCAGAACTCGAAAATCTATCACCATGCGGCAGTGGAAAAAGGAGTACAAGCAGCCATTCAAGTTCACCCGAGTTCGAGTTCTGGATGGTCCGAAACCCGCCTTTTCCCGAACCCGACCTCATCTCTGCCGATGAACTATTCGTTAATGGCGTTCTCCGTCCTCTCCATCTCTTACCCAACAAACAACCCGAAGAGAACCCACAAATAGACTCAAATCAACCCGCATCACAACCTCCTATACCCGACCCTGACCCTATTATAACATCGGATCCGGTTCCTGTATTGTCAGCTTCGAAACGGTGGAGAGATAtctttaagaaagaaaaaggaaaaaacggaaaacaaagtaaaaaagacAAGGataaagagaaagagaagaagaatcATAGTCCGAGTCAAAGCGGTGCCAGTGGAGCTGAgttgaatataaatatttggCCTTTTCCAAGGAGCAGATCTGCCGGTACCCGGCCCAGGATGACATCCCGGTCGACGGATACCCGTAAGGTAAGTAGCGCCCCGTGTTCCCGAAGCAACTCGGCGGGTGAATCCAAGTCTCGAAAGTGGCCGAGCAGCCCCGGCCGGGCAAGGGTTCACTTGGGCCGAAGCAGCCCAGTTTGGCAGGTCCGGCGCGGATGTTCCCCTGCGAAGACTGTCGATGTTACGGGTCGGAGTGCTGAAAAGAGTAGCGCTAGAAAAGAAGTTGCCGAGCCTTGTGGCGGTAAAATTGGTACGAATGGAAACAACGCTAACAAAGCCAAGGCTTTGAATTTGCATGTGCCAATGTGCATTGGGTATAGGCATCATTTGAATTGTAGAACCGATGAAAATAGTGCGATGCTCGCCGGTAGTAGTACCGGCAGCGATGATGGCGGCAATGTTAGAAGCAGCGACGCCAACGTTGGAAGTggtagtaatttttttaatttgcgCAATCTTTTCACTAAGAAAGTTTATTAA